Proteins encoded within one genomic window of Kibdelosporangium phytohabitans:
- a CDS encoding LysR family transcriptional regulator, with amino-acid sequence MLDVRRMQVLRAVVTSGSVTSAAGNLGYTPSAISQQLAVLEKEAGVALLERVGRGVRATPAGRLLTEHAAIISKNLTDAESALRDLREGKTGQLSIRYFSTAGVALVPPAMAQLRRDHPGVQIDLKLIDPEDPLPEVEEGRADVAIVVFPRMNPPRKGVRLIHLMHDPLRAVLPKGHRLASKRYVDLADLAEEPWISTEFVPGPCADLMMNACAAAGFTPNVAVESEDYTTSQGFVAAGLGVALIPRLGLDATHLGVVAKRVRRPEPVREIYAAIRDSSAQDPAVQAFLTALTEVTARITK; translated from the coding sequence ATGCTCGACGTACGCCGCATGCAGGTCCTCAGAGCCGTCGTGACCAGCGGATCCGTCACATCGGCCGCCGGGAATCTCGGCTACACGCCGTCCGCGATCAGCCAACAGCTGGCGGTGCTGGAGAAAGAAGCCGGAGTGGCGCTGCTGGAACGCGTCGGCAGAGGAGTCCGCGCGACGCCGGCGGGCCGTCTGCTGACCGAGCACGCGGCGATCATCAGCAAGAACCTGACCGACGCCGAAAGCGCGCTGCGCGACCTGAGAGAAGGAAAGACAGGACAGCTGTCGATCCGCTACTTCTCCACGGCGGGCGTGGCCCTGGTCCCGCCCGCGATGGCCCAGCTGCGCAGGGACCACCCGGGAGTGCAGATCGACCTGAAGCTGATCGACCCGGAGGACCCGCTGCCGGAAGTGGAGGAAGGCAGGGCGGACGTGGCGATCGTGGTCTTCCCCCGGATGAACCCACCGAGGAAGGGAGTGCGGCTGATCCACCTGATGCACGACCCGCTCAGAGCGGTGCTGCCCAAGGGCCACCGGCTGGCGTCGAAGCGCTACGTGGACCTCGCCGACCTGGCGGAAGAACCGTGGATCAGCACGGAATTCGTCCCGGGGCCGTGCGCGGACCTGATGATGAACGCCTGCGCGGCAGCGGGATTCACCCCGAACGTGGCAGTGGAGTCGGAGGACTACACGACCTCGCAGGGCTTCGTCGCGGCCGGACTGGGCGTGGCGCTGATCCCGAGGCTGGGCCTGGACGCCACCCACCTCGGCGTGGTCGCGAAGCGCGTCCGCAGGCCGGAACCGGTGCGTGAGATCTACGCGGCGATCCGCGACTCGAGCGCGCAAGACCCGGCGGTGCAAGCGTTCCTGACGGCCCTCACCGAAGTGACGGCTCGAATAACCAAGTGA